One Pelagicoccus sp. SDUM812003 genomic window carries:
- a CDS encoding OmpH family outer membrane protein: MAAATANAAEDVILTVKVDEALNKYYKVEQFLSEMEESETKAREKATAMETEINAQVTVFEELREQAQSDILTEEARKEAMQDGQAKAQEIQAKDQELRKFLSETQRQFAARRQQQLNLFYQDIAEVVNEISEERSATLVIDITARAGDGRAPVLYTDGSYDITPEVITRINATKGMEEEAAE; encoded by the coding sequence ATGGCTGCCGCAACAGCGAACGCTGCCGAAGACGTCATCCTAACCGTCAAGGTCGACGAGGCGCTGAACAAGTACTACAAGGTTGAGCAGTTCCTCTCCGAGATGGAAGAGAGTGAAACGAAGGCTCGCGAAAAGGCCACCGCCATGGAAACCGAAATCAACGCTCAGGTGACCGTTTTCGAAGAGCTGCGCGAGCAGGCTCAAAGCGACATCTTGACCGAGGAGGCTCGCAAGGAAGCCATGCAGGATGGTCAGGCGAAAGCTCAGGAGATCCAGGCCAAGGATCAGGAGCTGCGCAAGTTCCTATCCGAGACGCAGCGTCAGTTCGCGGCTCGCCGCCAGCAGCAGCTCAACCTCTTCTACCAGGACATCGCCGAAGTGGTGAACGAGATCTCCGAGGAGCGTAGCGCTACCTTGGTCATCGACATCACCGCTCGCGCTGGAGATGGCCGCGCCCCGGTTCTCTACACCGACGGTTCCTACGACATCACTCCTGAAGTGATCACTCGCATCAACGCGACCAAGGGCATGGAAGAGGAAGCCGCCGAATAG
- the lpxD gene encoding UDP-3-O-(3-hydroxymyristoyl)glucosamine N-acyltransferase, with the protein MDVSLSLNTILDRVTYSSYEGELGVRAITGVSSLTEAQTGEACFVSSNKYARELEASKASLVILGEDVEASPKEGQLFLRVEHPSIEIAKLCELIERAMWVKPAPGIHRMAEIADSAEIDPSASIAAFVTIGEGAVVGPRCVIGSGSRIGENCRLGEDCWLGANVSIERDSVLGKRVRIHASTVIGADGFGYEFEAGRHRKVPQIGSVLIGDDVEIGANTTIDRGRFGPTRIGEGTKIDNLVQVGHNCDIGKHCILCAQVGLAGSTTLGNYVVMGARSGAAGHLTIGDGAQLSGECVAYADVQGGGKYGGSPAVSLIAHQRITVLRRRLPDLFRRLKRVEAQLLQD; encoded by the coding sequence ATGGACGTTTCTCTGTCTCTCAACACCATCTTGGATCGCGTCACCTACAGCTCCTACGAAGGCGAGCTCGGGGTGCGAGCCATCACGGGAGTTTCCTCGCTCACGGAAGCCCAGACGGGCGAGGCCTGTTTCGTCTCCTCCAACAAGTACGCCCGGGAATTGGAAGCCAGCAAGGCCTCCTTGGTCATCCTAGGCGAGGATGTCGAAGCCAGCCCCAAGGAGGGGCAGCTGTTTCTGCGAGTGGAGCATCCCTCCATCGAAATCGCCAAGCTTTGCGAGCTCATCGAACGTGCTATGTGGGTGAAGCCGGCTCCGGGAATACACCGCATGGCGGAGATCGCGGACTCGGCGGAGATCGATCCGAGCGCCAGCATCGCCGCGTTTGTGACCATCGGCGAGGGGGCCGTGGTGGGCCCGAGATGCGTCATCGGATCCGGATCTCGCATCGGCGAGAACTGTCGGCTCGGCGAGGATTGCTGGCTGGGAGCCAACGTCTCGATCGAACGCGATTCCGTATTGGGAAAACGAGTACGAATCCATGCGTCTACCGTGATTGGAGCGGACGGTTTCGGGTACGAGTTCGAGGCCGGGCGCCATCGCAAGGTGCCGCAGATCGGATCGGTGCTGATCGGAGACGACGTAGAGATCGGAGCAAACACCACCATCGATCGCGGCCGCTTTGGTCCGACGCGAATCGGGGAGGGCACCAAGATCGACAATCTGGTGCAGGTCGGCCACAACTGCGACATCGGCAAGCACTGCATCCTCTGCGCCCAGGTAGGGCTCGCTGGCAGCACCACGTTGGGCAACTACGTGGTCATGGGCGCCCGCTCGGGAGCGGCAGGACACCTCACCATAGGCGACGGGGCTCAGCTGTCGGGCGAATGCGTGGCCTACGCGGATGTGCAGGGGGGCGGCAAATACGGCGGCTCGCCGGCAGTGTCGCTCATCGCCCATCAGCGCATCACAGTGTTGAGGCGTCGCCTGCCCGATTTGTTCAGGCGCCTCAAGCGAGTGGAAGCCCAACTGCTCCAGGATTAG
- a CDS encoding ribose-phosphate pyrophosphokinase: MRADNLKIIAGNSNRQLADDICQFVGVPLTDATVTSFPDGESFVRINENVRGQDVFLIQSSCPPVNNNLIELLIMIDAARRASAARITAVIPFYGYARQDRKDQPRVPITAKLVANLLTSAGANRVLAVDLHAGQIQGFFDIPVDHLLAFPVLYEYISKLDLKNLVVMSPDVGGVKMADAYARMLKSGLGFVAKKRHSATQVEATSIVGDVKDCDVLLIDDMTETAGTICAAAKLIKRQGASRIFAAVTHANLQDMAYERLKDGPIDELIVTDTIPVDTRGLPIKVLSVAKLLGEAIIRINNNESVTSLFRVKGF, encoded by the coding sequence ATGCGAGCGGATAACCTGAAGATCATAGCTGGAAATTCGAATCGGCAGCTCGCCGACGACATTTGCCAATTCGTGGGGGTCCCTCTCACCGACGCCACCGTAACGAGTTTCCCCGACGGAGAATCCTTTGTCAGGATCAACGAGAACGTGCGCGGACAGGACGTCTTTCTCATCCAGTCCAGCTGCCCACCGGTGAACAACAACCTGATCGAGCTGCTCATCATGATCGACGCGGCTCGTCGGGCCTCTGCGGCTCGCATCACGGCGGTGATCCCCTTCTATGGGTACGCTCGGCAGGATCGAAAGGACCAGCCGCGCGTTCCCATCACTGCCAAGCTGGTGGCGAACCTTCTGACTTCTGCGGGCGCCAACCGCGTGCTGGCCGTCGACCTCCACGCCGGACAGATCCAGGGCTTCTTCGATATCCCGGTCGATCATCTGCTGGCCTTCCCGGTGCTCTACGAATACATCTCCAAGTTGGATTTGAAGAATCTGGTGGTCATGTCGCCCGACGTGGGCGGCGTGAAGATGGCCGACGCCTACGCCCGCATGCTTAAGAGCGGTCTGGGCTTCGTGGCCAAGAAACGGCACAGCGCTACCCAGGTCGAGGCCACGAGCATCGTGGGCGATGTCAAGGACTGCGACGTGCTGCTGATCGATGACATGACGGAGACCGCGGGCACGATTTGCGCTGCCGCGAAACTGATCAAACGCCAGGGCGCTAGCCGCATTTTCGCCGCGGTGACGCATGCGAATCTGCAGGACATGGCCTACGAGCGCCTGAAGGACGGCCCGATCGACGAGCTGATCGTCACCGACACGATCCCGGTGGATACTCGCGGTCTGCCCATCAAGGTGTTGAGCGTGGCCAAGCTGCTCGGCGAAGCCATCATCCGCATCAACAACAACGAGAGCGTGACCAGCCTCTTTCGCGTGAAGGGCTTCTAA
- a CDS encoding trypsin-like peptidase domain-containing protein, whose amino-acid sequence MFLSPTIRLFRFTFIFVPMALLAEPSSPSKVDELVRIDPTPLDRDQSEFVVSYAAALRTARPSVVSVYAESLRDQSVDQESLLEQLFGNAPEVEALPRLGIGSGVIVSKNGYIITNEHVISRADEIRVQLDDLRVFEATLVGADPRTDIAVLKIDEDDLPHATLADSDLLEVGDVVFAIGNPLGVGKTVTMGIVSALKRQQMGVIQGGFESFIQTDAPINTGNSGGALVDAYGRVVGINTLIQTDGLSGGSIGIGFAVPANLAYSVMTDLIEVGSVMRGFLGVGIEPLSELQADLIGVESLKGALVNQVNRGTPAEAAGIEVGDLIVSVDGAEILSPSDLRVTIAQKKPGDEVSVIVIRDGERLSLLARLVQRDGEIASREEPRAPRIETVEPEVPVELEGVSLGELDDEARKRFDLDEHLEGVVVFSVDPNSPFAEALPEGMVIQKVNGRKVATPEDVSFALKRDGKNSLLVAYLGVYRWIGVEVSEGQ is encoded by the coding sequence ATGTTTCTCAGCCCCACCATCCGACTGTTTCGCTTCACGTTCATTTTCGTTCCGATGGCTCTACTGGCTGAGCCGTCGAGCCCGTCGAAGGTGGACGAGCTGGTGCGGATCGATCCAACCCCACTGGATCGGGACCAGTCCGAGTTTGTCGTCAGCTACGCTGCGGCCTTGCGAACGGCGCGTCCCTCCGTGGTGAGCGTTTACGCGGAGTCGCTTCGGGACCAAAGCGTTGATCAGGAATCCCTCTTGGAGCAGTTGTTCGGAAACGCTCCGGAGGTCGAGGCGCTGCCGCGACTTGGCATCGGCTCAGGAGTGATTGTTTCAAAAAACGGATACATTATAACCAACGAGCATGTGATCAGCCGAGCTGACGAGATTCGAGTGCAGCTGGATGATCTTCGCGTGTTCGAAGCGACTTTGGTAGGAGCGGATCCCCGCACCGATATCGCGGTCCTCAAGATCGATGAGGACGATCTGCCGCATGCGACCTTGGCCGATAGCGACTTGCTGGAAGTGGGAGATGTGGTGTTCGCCATTGGCAATCCGCTAGGCGTGGGGAAAACCGTCACCATGGGTATTGTATCCGCTTTGAAACGACAGCAGATGGGCGTCATCCAGGGCGGTTTCGAGAGCTTCATCCAAACCGACGCTCCCATCAACACTGGAAACTCCGGTGGGGCATTGGTGGATGCTTACGGTCGGGTGGTCGGCATCAATACCTTGATTCAGACCGATGGGCTTTCTGGTGGAAGCATCGGCATCGGATTTGCGGTACCAGCGAATCTGGCCTACTCCGTGATGACGGATCTGATCGAGGTCGGCTCGGTGATGCGCGGATTTCTCGGGGTGGGCATCGAGCCTTTGAGCGAACTGCAAGCGGACCTGATCGGCGTGGAGAGCCTGAAGGGCGCTTTGGTGAATCAGGTCAATCGAGGCACCCCCGCGGAAGCTGCCGGGATCGAAGTGGGCGATTTGATCGTGTCCGTGGACGGCGCCGAAATCCTATCGCCTAGCGATCTGCGGGTGACCATCGCCCAGAAGAAGCCGGGCGACGAGGTATCGGTGATCGTGATACGAGATGGCGAGAGACTGAGCTTGCTCGCGCGCCTCGTTCAACGAGACGGCGAGATCGCGTCGCGAGAGGAGCCGCGCGCTCCGCGCATCGAAACGGTCGAGCCGGAGGTGCCGGTCGAGCTGGAGGGCGTGTCGCTTGGAGAGTTGGACGATGAAGCGCGCAAGCGTTTCGACTTAGACGAGCACTTGGAGGGAGTGGTGGTTTTCTCTGTTGACCCGAACAGTCCCTTCGCGGAAGCCTTGCCGGAGGGGATGGTGATCCAAAAGGTGAACGGCCGTAAAGTGGCGACTCCGGAAGACGTCTCTTTCGCCCTGAAGAGGGATGGGAAAAACAGCCTTTTGGTCGCGTACCTGGGAGTCTATCGCTGGATCGGCGTCGAAGTCTCCGAAGGGCAGTGA
- a CDS encoding RNB domain-containing ribonuclease encodes MKKLRERIIALMQTPDYAALDKHGLSTELKLGKKERRKLDYEMRLLLAEGDIIRIKGDRFCLPKDVDLVTGVIKFRQTGSAILIPDPKPTSDEQQKAIEVRAEDTGVAMHGDRVVVRLDDRIPPKRTVWDRKKASQPRNRSDAPQGRVIRIQERARETIVGTLCKTRFFHYVAPDDPRIIHDIYVPDPEQAKVDPTPEVGSKVVVKLHEWEQRHVNPEGEIILNLGKTHEPQAELMAILHKYNLDPEFPPKVIEEAKAISPKVTKNQLRGRHDLREVFTFTIDPDDAKDFDDALSLEYPSKDTIRIGIHIADVASYVKPGTALDKEAHNRGNSTYLVGTVIPMLPHALSNGICSLVEDEDRLTKSVFVTFDRKKAVTQIDYANSVIRSDKRLTYKQAYCLLKNDDLQAARDLKLPPAHQTGATGRALNSLSNKELLKLQKSVRDLWSIASKLREDRFKKGSLNLDMEETKIFVDENGYADRLEKIVNDESHQLIEEFMLLANECVARDMKRNNLPCIYRVHEDPDEERLNELRQYMGTWGIETADLNNRNDLIKLLEVLKDHPQGRLLRTQVLRSLKKACYKSSPDGHYGLCKNDYTHFTSPIRRYSDLVVHRVFETFLVKVGGQKPLEGKAARYNASAAASVAEHLSHTEVNSTEAERESIKVKLLEFFERELEKKQPTVFDAIITEVRNHGMFIELTESNAFGMVHISTLKDDLYRINPSGSALVGRRNKRVYGLGHSIPVMVHRVDRFKRQVDFRISEKDLKPRDKESPLVSARFESRVAPRDAKSASSKAPSRRSVSRKKPAKKAAKKAREAPPKRKPTPTKKARRNRRSQKQGRA; translated from the coding sequence ATGAAGAAACTCAGGGAACGAATTATCGCCCTCATGCAGACGCCGGACTACGCCGCGCTCGACAAGCATGGACTCTCCACCGAACTGAAACTCGGCAAAAAAGAACGCCGCAAACTCGACTACGAAATGCGTCTCCTTCTCGCCGAAGGGGACATCATCCGCATCAAGGGCGACCGCTTCTGCCTGCCCAAGGACGTGGATCTAGTGACCGGCGTCATCAAGTTTCGCCAGACCGGATCCGCCATCCTCATCCCCGACCCCAAGCCCACCAGCGACGAACAGCAGAAAGCCATCGAGGTGCGGGCCGAAGATACCGGCGTGGCCATGCATGGCGATCGCGTAGTGGTGCGCCTCGACGATCGCATCCCGCCCAAGCGCACGGTCTGGGATCGCAAAAAAGCCTCCCAGCCGCGCAATCGCAGCGACGCCCCGCAAGGCCGCGTGATCCGAATCCAGGAGAGAGCCCGAGAGACCATCGTGGGCACGCTCTGCAAGACGCGCTTCTTCCATTACGTCGCGCCTGACGATCCGCGCATCATCCACGACATCTACGTCCCGGATCCCGAACAGGCGAAAGTCGACCCGACGCCGGAAGTCGGCAGCAAGGTCGTGGTCAAGCTGCACGAATGGGAGCAGCGGCACGTCAATCCGGAGGGCGAGATCATCCTCAACCTAGGCAAGACCCACGAGCCGCAAGCCGAGCTCATGGCCATCCTGCACAAATACAATCTCGATCCGGAATTCCCGCCTAAGGTCATCGAGGAAGCGAAAGCGATTTCTCCGAAAGTCACCAAAAACCAACTACGCGGACGCCACGATCTTCGCGAGGTCTTCACCTTCACCATCGACCCGGACGACGCCAAGGATTTCGACGACGCCCTGTCCCTCGAATATCCGAGCAAGGACACCATACGCATCGGCATCCATATCGCGGACGTCGCTAGCTACGTGAAGCCCGGCACCGCCCTCGACAAGGAAGCCCACAATCGCGGCAACTCCACCTATCTGGTCGGCACCGTCATTCCCATGCTGCCGCACGCCCTCTCCAACGGCATCTGCAGCTTGGTGGAGGATGAGGACCGCCTCACCAAATCGGTTTTCGTGACCTTCGACAGGAAGAAGGCCGTCACCCAGATCGACTACGCCAACTCCGTCATCCGCAGCGACAAACGCCTGACCTACAAGCAAGCCTATTGCCTGCTGAAAAACGACGATTTGCAAGCGGCCCGAGACCTCAAACTTCCGCCCGCCCACCAAACCGGAGCGACCGGACGCGCCCTGAATTCGCTGAGCAACAAGGAGCTGTTGAAACTGCAGAAAAGCGTGCGCGACCTCTGGAGCATCGCCTCCAAGCTGCGAGAGGACCGCTTCAAGAAAGGCAGCCTCAACCTCGATATGGAAGAGACCAAGATCTTCGTAGACGAAAATGGATACGCGGATCGCTTGGAGAAAATCGTCAACGACGAGAGCCACCAGCTGATCGAGGAGTTCATGCTGCTGGCCAACGAATGCGTGGCTCGCGATATGAAGCGTAACAATCTGCCCTGCATCTATCGCGTGCATGAGGATCCGGACGAAGAGCGCCTCAACGAGCTACGCCAGTACATGGGAACCTGGGGCATCGAGACGGCCGACCTCAACAACCGAAACGATCTCATCAAGCTGCTGGAAGTCCTCAAAGACCATCCGCAAGGTCGCCTGCTGCGCACCCAGGTGCTGCGCTCCCTGAAGAAGGCTTGCTACAAGTCGTCTCCAGACGGCCACTACGGACTGTGCAAGAACGACTACACGCATTTCACGTCTCCAATCCGTCGATACTCCGACCTCGTGGTGCATCGCGTCTTCGAAACCTTCCTCGTGAAGGTCGGCGGCCAGAAACCGCTCGAAGGCAAAGCCGCGCGCTACAACGCATCCGCCGCCGCCTCGGTCGCCGAACACCTCAGCCACACCGAGGTCAACAGCACCGAGGCCGAACGCGAGTCCATCAAGGTGAAGCTGTTGGAGTTCTTCGAACGCGAGCTGGAAAAGAAGCAGCCCACCGTCTTCGACGCCATCATCACCGAAGTGCGCAACCACGGCATGTTCATCGAACTGACCGAGTCCAACGCCTTCGGCATGGTGCACATCTCGACGCTCAAGGACGACCTCTACCGCATCAACCCGAGCGGCTCAGCCCTCGTAGGCCGACGAAACAAGCGGGTCTACGGCCTCGGGCATAGCATTCCGGTGATGGTGCACCGAGTGGACCGATTCAAGCGTCAAGTGGACTTCCGTATTTCGGAAAAGGACTTGAAACCGCGCGACAAGGAATCGCCATTGGTGAGCGCTCGCTTCGAATCGCGGGTTGCGCCGCGAGACGCCAAAAGCGCCTCCAGCAAAGCGCCCTCTCGCAGGTCAGTCTCACGAAAGAAGCCGGCCAAAAAGGCCGCTAAAAAGGCCCGCGAGGCACCGCCCAAGCGGAAGCCAACCCCCACCAAGAAAGCCCGCCGCAACCGCCGCTCCCAAAAGCAAGGTAGGGCGTGA
- the glgA gene encoding glycogen synthase GlgA: MKVVHAASEMFPFVKTGGLADVCGSLFKSLASVGHEVSFFLPGYRKILESKEFEKAKLKVVLQVELGEQYLRGEVWELSLGRRQTLYIIRRDEFFDRTNLYGTRERDYDDNDRRYIYFCKAVVQAMRLLGIKADILHCHDWQAGLLPLFLRMEEQANSISLALKTFFSIHNLAFQGLFPQPSFELTNLPDEFNAIDGLEFYKQISMIKGGIFFADKIMTVSQNYAREILTPRFGCGLEGALKVREDDLVGIANGIDTEVWNPKTDPCLPFHYSAKDLSGKAKCKAALLEKLGLPVDASPVFGMVCRLTEQKGLDLLLRQLNFFAKEDCKLVLLGKGDPDYEKALKRWAKAHPNKVGLSIQLDEAMSHLVEAGSDFFLMPSIFEPCGLNQMYSQRYGTVPLVSGVGGLKDTVIDIVEDPESGTGIVFEPNDVAFRGALRAALKLFADKKRMAKVIANGMGRDFSWKRVTAEYEALYRDSI; encoded by the coding sequence ATGAAAGTCGTTCATGCAGCAAGCGAGATGTTCCCCTTCGTGAAGACCGGAGGATTAGCGGATGTTTGCGGGTCGTTATTCAAGTCGTTGGCTAGTGTAGGTCACGAAGTCTCGTTTTTCCTTCCTGGATATCGAAAGATTCTGGAATCCAAAGAGTTCGAAAAGGCGAAGCTCAAGGTCGTGCTGCAGGTGGAACTGGGAGAACAGTACCTGCGAGGCGAGGTGTGGGAGCTTTCCCTGGGGCGGCGCCAGACGCTATACATCATCCGCCGCGACGAGTTCTTCGATCGTACCAACCTTTACGGTACGCGGGAGCGTGACTATGACGACAACGATCGGCGCTACATCTACTTTTGCAAGGCTGTAGTTCAGGCCATGCGCTTGCTGGGGATCAAGGCCGACATCCTGCACTGCCACGACTGGCAAGCGGGGCTGCTGCCGCTTTTCCTGAGAATGGAGGAGCAGGCCAATAGCATTTCCCTCGCTCTCAAAACCTTTTTCTCCATCCACAACCTGGCGTTTCAGGGACTCTTCCCGCAGCCGTCCTTCGAGCTCACCAACTTGCCGGACGAGTTCAACGCCATCGATGGGCTGGAGTTCTACAAGCAGATCAGCATGATCAAGGGCGGCATCTTCTTCGCCGACAAGATCATGACGGTGAGCCAGAACTACGCTCGCGAGATCCTCACTCCGCGCTTCGGATGCGGGCTGGAGGGAGCGCTCAAGGTGCGGGAGGACGACCTGGTGGGCATCGCTAACGGCATCGACACCGAGGTCTGGAACCCGAAAACCGATCCGTGTCTTCCGTTTCACTACAGCGCCAAGGACTTGAGCGGAAAAGCCAAGTGCAAGGCAGCCCTGCTGGAAAAGCTCGGCCTGCCGGTCGACGCGTCCCCGGTCTTCGGCATGGTTTGCCGTTTGACCGAGCAGAAAGGCTTGGACCTGCTGCTGCGGCAGCTGAATTTCTTCGCCAAGGAGGACTGCAAGCTGGTGCTGCTCGGAAAGGGGGATCCCGACTACGAAAAGGCTCTCAAGCGCTGGGCCAAGGCCCACCCGAACAAGGTCGGCTTAAGCATCCAGTTGGACGAGGCGATGTCGCACTTGGTGGAGGCGGGCAGCGATTTCTTCCTGATGCCGTCCATCTTCGAACCCTGCGGCCTCAACCAGATGTACAGCCAGCGCTACGGCACGGTCCCTCTGGTCTCCGGTGTGGGAGGCCTCAAGGATACGGTGATCGACATCGTCGAGGATCCGGAGTCCGGCACCGGCATCGTTTTCGAGCCAAACGACGTGGCGTTTCGCGGGGCCTTGAGAGCGGCCCTCAAGCTTTTTGCTGACAAGAAACGCATGGCCAAGGTGATCGCGAACGGCATGGGGCGCGACTTCTCCTGGAAGCGTGTAACCGCCGAGTACGAAGCGCTTTATAGGGATTCCATTTGA
- a CDS encoding deoxyribodipyrimidine photo-lyase, with product MPNPSCVIVWFRKDLRLSDNPALAKAGESGLPVLPLFILDEEGEGEWPDGAASRWWLHHSLARLGEQLESLGSRLILRRGSSWQVLSDLVESEAAVEVYWNRRYEPAIVDRDTEIKKRLADIGAQGRSFNGSLLHSPPQIANKSGSPFKVFTPFWKHLKPRSVRQLSDAPKTLEAPQKWPQSDPLEAFDLLPEIPWDEAFYDHWTPGEKGARERLSMFAKQGLARYDDQRDLPAEDGVSRLSPHLHFGEISPVQLWRELESDEAEPYLRQIVWREFAHHLLFHFPDTPSKPLRPEFEDFPWKKNQKALRAWKKGQTGYPIVDAGMRQLWTTGWMHNRVRMIASSFLVKHLLIPWQEGAAWFWDTLVDADLANNTMGWQWIGGCGADAAPYFRIFNPITQGQRFDSEGEYVRRWVPELAKLPNKYLFAPWEASEEELESANVTLGETYPRPIVGHAEGRQAALDAYQRMKEKKEEAS from the coding sequence ATGCCGAATCCAAGTTGCGTGATCGTCTGGTTCCGTAAGGACCTGCGCCTGTCCGACAATCCAGCGCTCGCCAAGGCAGGGGAATCCGGGCTCCCGGTGCTGCCGCTCTTCATTCTCGATGAGGAAGGCGAGGGCGAATGGCCGGACGGCGCAGCGAGCCGTTGGTGGCTGCATCATTCGCTGGCTCGCCTAGGCGAGCAGCTGGAGTCGCTTGGCTCGCGCTTGATTCTGCGCCGCGGTTCCTCTTGGCAGGTTCTGAGTGACCTGGTCGAGAGCGAAGCTGCGGTGGAAGTGTATTGGAATCGTCGCTACGAGCCAGCCATTGTGGATCGCGATACCGAAATCAAGAAACGTTTGGCCGACATCGGGGCGCAAGGTCGGAGCTTCAATGGAAGCCTGCTGCATTCGCCTCCCCAGATCGCCAACAAGTCCGGCTCTCCCTTCAAGGTCTTCACCCCGTTCTGGAAGCATTTGAAGCCGCGCTCGGTGCGCCAGCTCTCGGATGCCCCGAAGACGCTCGAGGCGCCGCAGAAATGGCCCCAATCCGATCCGTTGGAGGCCTTCGATCTCCTGCCGGAAATCCCTTGGGACGAAGCCTTTTACGATCATTGGACGCCTGGAGAGAAGGGAGCTCGCGAGCGCTTGTCGATGTTTGCGAAGCAAGGACTGGCGCGTTACGACGACCAACGCGATCTGCCTGCGGAGGACGGAGTGTCGCGACTCTCGCCGCATTTGCATTTCGGCGAGATCTCGCCGGTGCAGCTTTGGCGCGAGCTGGAAAGCGACGAGGCTGAGCCCTACCTGCGACAGATCGTCTGGCGGGAGTTCGCTCACCATCTGCTGTTCCATTTTCCGGATACGCCGAGCAAGCCGCTGCGGCCGGAGTTCGAGGACTTCCCGTGGAAAAAGAACCAGAAGGCCCTGCGGGCTTGGAAAAAGGGGCAAACCGGCTACCCGATCGTGGACGCCGGCATGCGGCAGCTGTGGACCACTGGCTGGATGCACAATCGCGTGCGCATGATCGCGTCCTCGTTTTTGGTGAAGCACCTGCTCATCCCGTGGCAGGAGGGCGCTGCGTGGTTTTGGGACACTTTGGTCGACGCGGACTTGGCTAACAACACTATGGGCTGGCAATGGATCGGTGGCTGCGGGGCGGACGCTGCCCCGTACTTTCGTATTTTCAATCCCATTACGCAGGGGCAGCGATTCGACTCGGAAGGCGAATACGTTCGAAGATGGGTTCCCGAACTTGCGAAACTGCCGAACAAGTATCTGTTTGCTCCATGGGAAGCTTCGGAGGAAGAGTTGGAATCTGCGAACGTGACGTTAGGCGAAACCTATCCACGTCCCATCGTCGGACATGCGGAGGGGCGCCAGGCCGCGCTCGATGCCTATCAGCGCATGAAGGAAAAGAAGGAGGAGGCTTCCTAG